In a genomic window of Pseudomonas oryzihabitans:
- a CDS encoding alginate O-acetyltransferase AlgX-related protein translates to MSAPALPPSPAPQPPSVTQVRLAPLAGLVFALFLALGLGSCAWALLTDRLSLWPERLDRHALLEGELTHHVAKELAKAPLPEAAARLERGLSWLLFGDTGPRVRQGCPGWLFLAEELEVHRQATANARARAQTVIELQRELAARHIRLLVAVVPDKSRIAADQLCGLRRPAAFANRTGDWTRLLSAAGVPVVDLIPVLTPLGSGAFLRTDTHWNEAGADAAARALAARIRSLPFQATPAREFTRTLLPPAARPGDLVRLAGLDWLPLRQQPTPEILALTQVDSHAAAGTSDDLFGDGDLPNLALIGTSFSRNSNFLPFLEQALGASVGRFAKDGGHFAGAARDYFASKAFRQTPPQLLVWEIPERDLQSPGPEALRLDPRP, encoded by the coding sequence ATGAGCGCACCCGCCCTGCCGCCCTCACCCGCTCCGCAGCCGCCCAGCGTCACCCAGGTGCGCCTGGCGCCCCTGGCCGGCCTGGTCTTCGCCCTGTTCCTGGCGCTCGGCCTCGGCTCTTGCGCCTGGGCCCTGCTGACCGACCGCCTCTCGCTCTGGCCGGAGCGGCTGGACCGTCACGCCCTGCTCGAAGGCGAACTCACCCACCACGTCGCCAAGGAACTGGCCAAGGCGCCGCTGCCCGAAGCCGCCGCGCGCCTGGAGCGCGGCCTGAGCTGGCTGCTGTTCGGCGATACCGGGCCACGGGTGCGCCAGGGTTGTCCCGGCTGGCTGTTCCTCGCCGAAGAACTGGAAGTCCATCGTCAGGCCACCGCCAATGCCCGGGCGCGAGCCCAGACCGTGATCGAGCTGCAGCGCGAGCTGGCCGCTCGGCACATCCGCCTGCTGGTCGCCGTGGTGCCGGACAAGAGCCGCATCGCCGCCGACCAACTGTGCGGCCTGCGGCGCCCGGCCGCCTTCGCCAACCGCACCGGCGACTGGACCCGGCTGCTCAGCGCAGCCGGCGTGCCGGTCGTCGACCTCATCCCGGTCCTTACCCCCCTGGGTAGTGGCGCCTTCCTGCGGACCGATACCCACTGGAACGAAGCGGGCGCCGATGCCGCCGCGCGTGCCCTGGCCGCCCGTATCCGCAGCCTGCCCTTCCAGGCCACCCCGGCCCGCGAATTCACCCGCACGTTGCTGCCGCCGGCAGCACGTCCAGGCGATCTGGTACGCCTGGCCGGCCTGGATTGGCTGCCCCTGCGCCAGCAACCCACGCCCGAGATACTGGCGCTCACCCAGGTCGACAGCCACGCGGCCGCCGGGACGAGCGACGACCTGTTCGGCGACGGCGACCTGCCCAACCTCGCGCTGATCGGCACCTCCTTCTCGCGCAACTCCAACTTCCTGCCCTTCCTGGAGCAGGCGCTAGGGGCCAGTGTCGGTCGCTTCGCCAAGGACGGTGGGCATTTCGCCGGTGCGGCACGCGACTATTTCGCCAGCAAGGCCTTCCGACAAACCCCGCCACAGTTATTGGTCTGGGAAATCCCGGAGCGCGATTTACAATCGCCCGGCCCCGAGGCCTTACGCCTCGATCCGCGTCCTTGA